From the Lentimicrobiaceae bacterium genome, one window contains:
- a CDS encoding IgA Peptidase M64, with product MRYFLFIGFLLALQTVQAAFSDYFYDKTLRFDYFHTGNENEDIISFDQMIEEPIWAGSKTQLTDTSGYGEYMFTIKDLNTKKLIYSRGFSSLFAEWQTTEEAKTTQKSFSESVIFPFPKSKVILEIFCRKFSGSWELKFTYLINPADHFISRERKMQYPCKVVQQSGEPSEKLDIVFISDGYTEGEMKKFSNDCKRFADYLLHCHPYDTYSNGINIWAVEAPSTESGTDIPATGTWKNTVANSTFYTFDSERYLTTFDNKTLRNLAANAPYDQIVLLVNSEKYGGGGIFNQFAVTSVDNSLSAFVFTHEFGHAFAGLGDEYYTSDVAYTGFYNLEMEPWEPNLTTLVNFDAKWKNKVETGIPVPTPNEEKYKNVTGVFEGGGYITKGMYRPAYDCSMKSAVYNTFCPVCRDAIGRMIDFYSK from the coding sequence ATGCGATATTTCCTTTTTATCGGGTTTCTTTTAGCATTGCAAACCGTCCAGGCAGCTTTCAGCGACTATTTTTACGATAAAACCCTCCGATTCGACTATTTTCATACCGGAAACGAAAATGAAGATATCATCTCGTTCGACCAAATGATAGAAGAACCCATTTGGGCAGGTTCAAAAACCCAACTCACCGATACTTCAGGATACGGTGAATATATGTTTACTATCAAAGACTTAAACACAAAAAAACTTATTTATTCCCGTGGATTTTCCTCTCTTTTTGCCGAATGGCAAACAACGGAAGAAGCGAAAACCACACAAAAATCATTTTCAGAAAGTGTGATTTTTCCCTTTCCCAAAAGCAAAGTTATTTTAGAAATATTTTGCAGAAAATTTTCCGGTAGTTGGGAGTTGAAGTTTACATATCTGATAAACCCAGCCGACCATTTTATCAGCAGGGAAAGGAAGATGCAATATCCTTGTAAGGTGGTGCAGCAATCGGGTGAGCCTTCCGAAAAGTTGGATATTGTATTTATCTCTGATGGATATACAGAGGGAGAAATGAAAAAATTCAGCAACGATTGCAAACGGTTTGCCGATTACCTTCTCCATTGCCATCCTTACGATACATATAGTAATGGCATCAATATCTGGGCAGTGGAAGCACCGTCAACCGAATCGGGAACAGACATCCCAGCAACCGGAACCTGGAAAAATACCGTTGCCAACTCAACATTTTATACTTTCGACTCGGAACGATACTTAACTACTTTCGACAATAAAACACTCAGAAACCTGGCTGCAAATGCTCCTTACGACCAGATTGTACTACTGGTGAATTCCGAAAAATACGGAGGAGGAGGTATCTTCAACCAGTTTGCCGTTACTTCCGTTGACAACAGCCTTTCAGCATTCGTTTTTACTCACGAATTCGGGCACGCATTTGCCGGTTTGGGCGACGAATATTACACTTCAGACGTGGCTTATACAGGTTTCTATAATTTAGAAATGGAACCCTGGGAGCCTAATTTAACCACTTTGGTTAATTTCGATGCCAAATGGAAAAATAAGGTAGAAACGGGGATACCCGTTCCTACACCCAATGAAGAAAAATATAAAAACGTTACAGGCGTTTTTGAAGGTGGGGGTTATATTACTAAGGGAATGTACCGTCCGGCTTACGATTGCTCCATGAAATCGGCTGTTTATAATACATTTTGTCCTGTATGTAGGGATGCCATCGGCAGGATGATAGATTTTTACTCAAAATAA